From a single Eisenibacter elegans DSM 3317 genomic region:
- the ftsZ gene encoding cell division protein FtsZ, which yields MANSYEFDIPVNAKSIIKVIGVGGGGSNAVNYMYNKGIQGVEFIVCNTDLQALNLSPIPKKLQIGVNLTQGLGAGANPEKGREAALESKNEIREMLQENTRMLFITAGMGGGTGTGAAPIIAEIARELGILTVAIVTAPFTFEGRKKKQQAEKGIEALKKHSDTVLVISNDRLSEIYGNLKMSDAFAQADNILATAAKGIAEIITVEGYVNVDFEDVKTVMRNSGSAVMGSAKTEGEDRALRAAQEALNSPLLNNQSIRGAQKILLSVMSSEQAELQLDEFMSITEYIQNEAGEEAEVIFGNGIDPTLGDSIRVTIVATGFESPTTLDAPPSNKPPVVENTYKDNERSVVFNIKPIPNPESLQQEAATQEPADIRPIPMPEEEEDEIPEPPRKAEPTRIVHNLDDEPDGYEDVFDKHIELEREAQKQRELEAKRERLAREAEERIQRLKKLSSDVNQESFKEKLEIPAYLRRPQQPGRTEE from the coding sequence ATGGCGAACAGTTACGAATTTGATATTCCCGTCAATGCAAAATCTATCATCAAGGTTATTGGGGTAGGCGGCGGAGGCAGCAATGCTGTCAATTATATGTATAACAAAGGCATCCAAGGGGTGGAGTTTATTGTCTGCAATACCGATTTGCAGGCACTTAACCTTAGTCCTATTCCCAAAAAACTCCAGATAGGGGTAAACCTTACCCAAGGGTTGGGAGCGGGCGCAAACCCCGAAAAAGGCCGTGAAGCAGCCCTCGAAAGCAAGAATGAAATCAGGGAAATGCTTCAAGAAAATACCCGTATGCTCTTCATCACTGCCGGTATGGGTGGTGGTACAGGGACGGGCGCTGCGCCCATCATCGCCGAAATAGCCCGCGAGCTAGGCATCTTGACGGTGGCCATCGTAACAGCCCCCTTTACTTTTGAAGGCCGCAAGAAAAAGCAACAGGCTGAAAAAGGGATAGAAGCGCTAAAAAAACACTCTGACACGGTGCTGGTCATTTCCAACGACCGCCTGAGCGAAATCTATGGCAACCTCAAAATGAGTGATGCCTTTGCTCAAGCCGACAATATCTTGGCCACCGCTGCCAAGGGCATCGCCGAAATCATCACGGTAGAAGGCTACGTAAACGTAGACTTTGAAGATGTGAAGACGGTTATGCGCAATTCTGGCTCTGCCGTGATGGGTTCGGCCAAAACCGAAGGCGAAGACCGCGCCCTCCGTGCCGCACAAGAAGCGCTCAACTCGCCACTACTCAACAACCAGAGCATCCGTGGAGCACAGAAAATCCTGCTTTCTGTGATGTCGAGCGAGCAAGCCGAACTACAGCTCGACGAGTTCATGAGCATTACAGAATATATCCAAAACGAAGCCGGAGAAGAAGCCGAAGTTATCTTTGGCAATGGTATTGACCCCACCTTGGGTGATAGTATCCGCGTAACGATTGTGGCCACAGGGTTTGAATCGCCTACGACCCTCGATGCTCCCCCCAGCAACAAGCCCCCGGTGGTCGAAAATACCTACAAAGACAATGAGCGTAGCGTCGTGTTTAATATAAAGCCTATCCCCAATCCGGAAAGCCTACAACAAGAGGCCGCTACTCAAGAGCCTGCCGACATACGCCCCATCCCCATGCCTGAAGAAGAAGAGGATGAGATACCCGAGCCACCTCGAAAAGCAGAACCTACACGCATTGTCCATAATCTAGACGATGAGCCGGATGGCTACGAAGATGTTTTTGACAAACACATCGAGCTGGAACGTGAAGCCCAAAAACAACGTGAGCTGGAAGCCAAACGTGAGCGCCTAGCCCGCGAAGCCGAGGAACGCATCCAACGCCTCAAAAAACTGAGCAGTGATGTCAACCAAGAGTCTTTTAAAGAAAAACTCGAAATACCGGCTTACCTCCGCCGCCCACAACAACCGGGCAGAACAGAGGAATAG